A DNA window from Rhizobium sp. NXC14 contains the following coding sequences:
- a CDS encoding HAD family hydrolase has protein sequence MDGFDLIIFDCDGVLVDSEIIAAEVESALLTEAGYPIGVEEMGERFAGMTWHNILLQVEREASIPLSASLLDKSEKLLDLRLANDVKAIPGVEFAVSRLPMKRCICSNSSMKRLDMMLGKVGLKPLFAPNIFSAKDLGPDRVKPKPDIFLHGASRMGVSPDKTVVVEDSVHGVHAARAAGMRVIGFTGASHSYPAHADKLTDAGAETVISRMNDLPGVVAALAAWEGVL, from the coding sequence ATGGACGGCTTCGATCTCATCATCTTCGACTGCGACGGTGTTCTCGTCGATTCCGAAATCATCGCGGCCGAAGTTGAATCCGCGCTGCTGACGGAGGCCGGATATCCGATCGGCGTCGAGGAAATGGGCGAGCGTTTCGCCGGCATGACCTGGCACAACATCCTGCTGCAGGTCGAGCGTGAGGCCAGCATCCCGCTTTCGGCCTCTCTGCTCGACAAGTCCGAGAAGCTGCTCGACCTCAGGCTAGCGAATGACGTCAAGGCGATCCCAGGCGTCGAATTCGCCGTCTCCAGGCTGCCGATGAAGCGCTGCATCTGCTCGAATTCGAGCATGAAGCGGCTCGACATGATGCTGGGCAAGGTCGGCCTGAAGCCGCTCTTCGCGCCCAACATCTTCTCCGCCAAGGACCTCGGCCCCGACCGCGTCAAGCCGAAGCCGGATATCTTCCTGCACGGCGCAAGCCGCATGGGTGTTTCACCCGACAAGACTGTCGTGGTCGAGGATTCCGTTCACGGCGTACATGCGGCGCGCGCCGCCGGCATGCGCGTCATCGGCTTTACCGGCGCCTCGCACAGCTACCCCGCCCATGCCGACAAACTGACCGACGCCGGCGCCGAGACGGTGATCTCACGCATGAACGACCTGCCGGGCGTCGTTGCCGCGCTGGCCGCCTGGGAAGGCGTGCTTTAA
- a CDS encoding LysR family transcriptional regulator, with product MSDLDFNLLVALDALLREQSVSAAARRLGLSTSAMSRTLSRLRAALGDPILVPAGRGMVATPHALAIAEEVQVLKAAVKAVLSPPSTVEIREVRRDFTIRANEAFVLLYAADLSAAVTNAAPGIRLRFAPRSDKDVQALRDAAIDLDIGVLPRDGGELRCQSLFEDRFVGVARAGHPIFDAGLTAAGYAACGHVVFSPQADYAGPVDRALAELDLYRDVRLIVPSFPAVIAVAAASDLIGSIPKSYCKSSPISEIRTFDLPVAVPVFNIVQAWHPRMDADPAHRWLRALIFETFHNAMN from the coding sequence ATGTCCGATCTCGATTTCAATCTTCTGGTGGCACTGGATGCGTTGCTGCGCGAGCAGAGCGTATCGGCCGCCGCTCGCCGGCTTGGCCTCAGCACATCGGCCATGAGCCGGACGCTGTCGCGCTTGCGGGCGGCACTCGGCGATCCGATCCTGGTGCCGGCCGGGCGCGGCATGGTCGCCACACCGCATGCCCTGGCGATTGCCGAAGAGGTGCAGGTGTTGAAGGCCGCCGTGAAAGCGGTGCTGAGTCCGCCATCGACCGTGGAAATCCGGGAAGTGCGGCGCGACTTCACCATCCGTGCCAATGAGGCCTTCGTGCTTCTCTACGCCGCCGACCTCAGCGCCGCCGTGACCAACGCCGCACCGGGGATAAGGCTTCGTTTTGCGCCGCGATCGGACAAGGACGTTCAGGCTTTGCGGGACGCGGCAATCGATTTGGATATCGGTGTCCTGCCGCGCGACGGCGGGGAGCTGCGTTGCCAGAGCCTTTTCGAGGACCGGTTCGTCGGTGTCGCAAGGGCGGGGCATCCGATCTTCGATGCAGGGCTAACGGCTGCGGGCTATGCCGCCTGTGGTCATGTGGTCTTCTCGCCGCAAGCGGACTATGCCGGTCCCGTCGACAGGGCGCTCGCCGAGCTGGACCTTTACCGGGATGTCAGGCTGATCGTCCCGAGTTTCCCGGCGGTGATCGCCGTTGCAGCGGCTTCCGATCTGATCGGCTCTATCCCGAAGTCCTATTGCAAGTCTTCCCCGATCAGTGAGATCAGGACCTTTGACCTGCCAGTCGCCGTGCCGGTTTTCAACATCGTCCAGGCCTGGCACCCTCGCATGGATGCAGATCCCGCCCATCGCTGGCTGCGGGCGCTGATTTTCGAGACTTTCCACAACGCCATGAACTGA
- the thrC gene encoding threonine synthase codes for MMNVDYISTRGEAPSLGFCDALLTGLARDGGLYVPREWPHFSKKEIRALRGKTYQEIAFTILSPFTNGEIPEATFRAMIDEAYGTFRHPAIAPLIQTGSNSFVMELFHGTTLAFKDVAMQLLARLMDYALEKRGERATIVGATSGDTGGAAIDAFAGRERTDIFILFPHGKVSPVQQRQMTTSTSSNVHALAVEGNFDDCQNLVKAMFNDAAFRDKVRLSGVNSINWARIMAQIVYYFTTAVALGGPDRKISFTVPTGNFGDIFAGYCAKRMGLPIDRLVIATNENDILTRTLKTGRYDMKAVKATSSPSMDIQISSNFERLLFEAYGRDASKVRAAMESLKQSGGFEIAPEALKAIRRDFRAGRASERQVAETIRKTHAATGYLLDPHSAIGVFVAAKNEKPNTPMVTLATAHPAKFPVAVKSASGIDPALPTWLAGLMQREERFQIIKPELKAVETFIGQHARSETTAGAER; via the coding sequence ATGATGAACGTGGACTATATCTCGACCCGCGGCGAGGCCCCTTCCCTCGGCTTTTGCGACGCCCTCTTGACCGGGCTGGCGCGCGACGGCGGGCTCTACGTTCCCAGGGAATGGCCGCACTTCTCCAAGAAGGAGATCCGTGCGCTCAGGGGCAAGACCTATCAGGAGATCGCCTTCACCATTCTCTCGCCCTTCACCAATGGCGAGATCCCCGAGGCGACCTTCCGGGCAATGATCGACGAGGCCTACGGCACGTTCCGCCATCCGGCGATCGCGCCGCTCATTCAGACCGGGTCGAACAGCTTCGTCATGGAACTGTTCCACGGTACGACGCTCGCCTTCAAGGACGTGGCGATGCAGCTGCTGGCGCGGCTGATGGATTATGCGCTGGAAAAGCGCGGCGAGCGGGCGACGATCGTCGGCGCCACTTCGGGCGACACCGGCGGGGCGGCGATCGACGCCTTCGCCGGGCGCGAGCGCACCGATATCTTCATCCTCTTCCCGCACGGCAAGGTCTCGCCGGTGCAGCAGCGGCAGATGACGACCTCAACCTCTTCGAACGTGCATGCGCTCGCCGTCGAGGGCAATTTCGACGATTGCCAGAACCTGGTGAAGGCGATGTTCAACGATGCGGCCTTCCGCGACAAGGTCCGTCTCTCCGGCGTCAACTCGATCAACTGGGCCCGGATCATGGCCCAGATCGTCTATTATTTTACGACGGCGGTGGCGCTCGGCGGCCCGGACCGGAAGATCTCGTTCACGGTGCCCACCGGCAATTTCGGCGATATCTTCGCCGGCTACTGCGCCAAGCGCATGGGCCTGCCGATCGACCGGCTTGTCATCGCCACCAATGAAAACGACATCCTGACCCGGACGCTGAAGACCGGCCGCTACGATATGAAGGCGGTCAAGGCGACAAGCTCGCCGTCGATGGATATCCAGATCTCGTCGAACTTCGAGCGGCTGCTGTTCGAAGCCTATGGGCGCGATGCCTCGAAGGTACGCGCGGCGATGGAAAGCCTGAAGCAATCGGGCGGCTTCGAGATCGCTCCCGAGGCGCTGAAGGCGATTCGCCGCGACTTCCGGGCCGGGCGCGCCAGCGAGCGGCAGGTGGCCGAGACGATCCGCAAGACCCATGCCGCGACCGGTTATCTCCTTGATCCGCATTCGGCGATCGGCGTCTTCGTCGCGGCCAAGAACGAGAAGCCGAATACGCCGATGGTGACGCTTGCGACCGCGCATCCGGCGAAATTTCCCGTCGCCGTAAAATCGGCCAGCGGTATTGACCCGGCGCTTCCGACGTGGCTTGCTGGTCTGATGCAAAGGGAGGAGCGCTTCCAGATCATCAAACCGGAGCTGAAAGCCGTTGAGACCTTTATCGGCCAGCACGCCCGCAGCGAGACGACAGCAGGCGCAGAAAGATAG
- a CDS encoding pitrilysin family protein, with translation MTVECTRLKSGLTVVTETMPHLESVALGVWIKSGSRNETEDEHGIAHLLEHMAFKGTARRTARQIAEEIEDVGGEVNAATSTETTSYYARVLKDHVPLAVDILADILTESAFEEEELEREKQVILQEINAANDTPDDVVFDRFSEAAYRDQTLGRAILGTPETVVSFTPQQIRTYLGRNYTTDRMFVVATGAVDHQEFLRMVEQRFASLPTQPSAPPVMEAARYIGGSVREPRDLMDAQILLGFEGKPYHARDFYCSQILANILGGGMSSRLFQEVREFRGLCYSVYAFHWGFSDTGIFGIHAATGGENLPELVPVIIDELHKSANDIHQKEIERARAQIRAQLLMGQESPAARAGQIARQMMLYGRPISNPEMMERLEGITIERLTDLAGRLFYDTVPTLSAIGPLEQLAPMEDIIASLSVPAPKTMQAS, from the coding sequence ATGACAGTTGAGTGCACCCGGCTCAAATCCGGGCTGACAGTAGTCACAGAAACAATGCCGCATCTGGAAAGCGTTGCGCTCGGAGTCTGGATCAAATCGGGATCGCGCAACGAGACGGAAGACGAGCACGGCATCGCCCACTTGCTCGAACATATGGCCTTCAAGGGCACGGCGCGGCGTACGGCCCGCCAGATCGCCGAAGAGATCGAGGATGTCGGCGGCGAGGTTAACGCCGCCACCTCGACCGAGACGACTTCCTATTACGCCCGCGTGCTCAAGGACCACGTGCCGCTCGCCGTCGACATCCTCGCCGACATCCTGACGGAATCGGCCTTCGAGGAGGAGGAGCTGGAGCGTGAGAAGCAGGTGATCCTGCAGGAGATCAACGCCGCCAACGACACGCCCGACGACGTGGTGTTCGACCGTTTCTCCGAGGCCGCCTATCGCGACCAGACGCTCGGGCGTGCGATCCTCGGAACGCCTGAGACCGTCGTCTCCTTCACGCCGCAGCAGATCCGCACCTATCTCGGCCGCAACTACACGACCGACCGCATGTTCGTGGTGGCGACCGGCGCCGTCGATCACCAGGAATTCCTGCGCATGGTCGAGCAACGTTTCGCCAGCCTGCCGACGCAGCCTTCGGCGCCGCCGGTCATGGAAGCGGCCCGTTATATCGGCGGCAGCGTGCGCGAGCCGCGCGACCTGATGGACGCGCAGATCCTGCTCGGCTTCGAGGGCAAGCCTTACCACGCCCGCGACTTCTACTGCTCGCAGATCCTCGCCAATATCCTCGGCGGCGGCATGTCCTCGCGGCTGTTCCAGGAAGTGCGCGAATTCCGCGGCCTCTGTTATTCCGTCTATGCCTTCCACTGGGGCTTTTCCGATACCGGCATCTTCGGCATCCATGCCGCGACCGGCGGCGAAAACCTGCCGGAGCTGGTGCCTGTCATCATCGACGAGTTGCACAAGTCGGCCAACGATATCCACCAGAAGGAGATCGAACGCGCCCGCGCCCAGATCCGCGCCCAGTTGCTGATGGGCCAGGAAAGCCCGGCCGCCCGTGCCGGCCAGATCGCACGGCAGATGATGCTCTACGGCCGGCCGATCTCCAATCCGGAGATGATGGAACGGCTGGAGGGCATCACCATCGAGCGGCTGACCGACCTCGCCGGCCGGCTGTTCTACGATACGGTGCCGACGCTTTCGGCGATCGGGCCCTTGGAGCAGCTCGCGCCGATGGAAGACATCATCGCCTCGCTTTCGGTCCCGGCGCCGAAGACGATGCAGGCCAGTTGA
- a CDS encoding NIPSNAP family protein — translation MITCFIRYEIDPFRKQAFAEYAENWGQAIPRNGADLIGYFAPHEGSATTAYGVYNIESLAAYEAYRARLAADPLGRENYDFARRERFILKEDRIFLKNVSAPHAKLVLP, via the coding sequence ATGATCACCTGCTTTATCCGTTATGAGATCGACCCCTTCAGGAAGCAAGCCTTTGCCGAATATGCCGAGAATTGGGGCCAGGCGATTCCTCGCAACGGCGCCGATCTGATCGGCTATTTCGCCCCGCATGAGGGCTCGGCGACGACGGCCTACGGCGTCTACAACATCGAAAGCCTCGCCGCTTACGAAGCCTATCGCGCCAGGCTGGCCGCCGACCCACTCGGCCGCGAGAATTACGACTTTGCCAGACGCGAACGCTTCATCCTTAAGGAGGACCGCATCTTCCTGAAAAACGTCTCCGCTCCCCACGCCAAGCTGGTGCTGCCATGA
- a CDS encoding Dabb family protein: MILHCVFLRLKTALTMDDKQSLFEAIVALKQVIPGILDIKYGPNVSPEGLHAGFVDGFAVTFESAEARDAYLIHPAHVAVGERIVSSTDGGLAGILVFDLNL; encoded by the coding sequence ATGATCCTGCACTGCGTGTTCCTGCGGCTGAAGACGGCGCTGACGATGGACGACAAGCAATCGCTGTTCGAGGCGATCGTCGCGCTGAAACAGGTCATCCCCGGCATATTGGATATCAAGTACGGACCGAATGTTTCGCCCGAAGGCCTGCATGCCGGCTTTGTCGACGGTTTTGCCGTGACATTCGAAAGCGCCGAAGCGCGGGATGCCTATCTCATCCATCCCGCCCATGTGGCCGTCGGCGAGCGTATCGTCTCCTCGACGGACGGCGGCCTTGCCGGCATCCTGGTCTTCGACCTCAATCTCTAG
- a CDS encoding GNAT family protein, with the protein MPKSVFRFLSRQPDAVELENDKYLLRLPRYQDFNQWHRLRAESRKFLEPWEPTWRRDELTEGAYRARVIRGKQEYASGQAIPLFIFLKENRTLVGGITIGYIRRGAAQSCMIGYWMGERHAGQGHMYAALQLVIPYIFSGLELHRIEAACIPDNARSMRLLEKAGFQREGYLRGYLKINGQWHDHVMFSRLATDTDKGRKTDSR; encoded by the coding sequence ATGCCAAAATCGGTGTTTCGGTTCCTGTCGCGGCAGCCGGATGCGGTGGAGCTGGAGAATGACAAATATCTCCTGCGCCTGCCGCGCTACCAGGATTTCAACCAGTGGCACCGGCTGCGCGCCGAAAGCCGCAAGTTCCTCGAACCCTGGGAGCCGACCTGGCGGCGCGACGAGCTGACGGAAGGCGCCTACCGCGCCCGCGTCATCCGCGGCAAGCAGGAATATGCCTCCGGCCAGGCGATCCCGCTGTTCATCTTCCTCAAGGAAAACAGGACGCTCGTCGGCGGCATCACCATCGGCTATATCAGGCGCGGTGCGGCACAAAGCTGCATGATCGGCTACTGGATGGGCGAACGCCATGCCGGCCAGGGGCATATGTACGCTGCCCTTCAGTTGGTTATTCCTTACATCTTCTCCGGGCTTGAGTTGCACCGTATTGAAGCAGCCTGTATTCCAGATAACGCGCGCAGCATGCGCCTGCTTGAAAAGGCCGGGTTTCAGCGGGAAGGTTATCTGCGCGGATATTTGAAGATCAACGGTCAGTGGCACGATCACGTGATGTTCTCACGGCTCGCCACCGATACGGATAAAGGCAGGAAAACCGACAGCCGATGA
- a CDS encoding sensor domain-containing phosphodiesterase translates to MTRNSMLPKSPSGRVIAVIAALFLAVFALSAGVSQAAEPVKISRDDTALDLTATTEIYANQGEAFQVSTAAGADGIRRRIEVRASSENHQGDWAVFALANVSEEQLERVIVAPHFRLVNSKLFWPDLGSQRIIAITPSEGFALDRQPSDEADVFRITLNPGAVITFVAELSTPQLPQIYLWEPNAYKDTINAFTLYRGIVLGIAGLLAVFLTILFVVKGTSMLPATAALAWAVLGYICVDFGFLGKLISVASADQRIWRACAEVALASSFVIFLFTYLNLNRWHAHLGYATLAWVLGLALLFGVAIYDPSIAAGIARLSFALTAATGLLLIIYLGFNRYDRAILLVPAWALTLVWLFGAWLTVTGRLDNDIIQPALGGGLVLIVLLIGFTVMQHAFAGGAFQQGLFSDLERQSLALTGSGDMVWDWDVARDRVVTIPDVSVKLGLSPGTMHGAARNWLPRLHPDDRDRFRATLDVLLEHRRGRLNHEFRIRAEDGHFHWLLIRARPVLGSNGEIIRCVGTIVDVTEQKNSVERLLHDALHDNLTGLPNRQVFLDRLQSVLALAPGGETLRPTVMVIDIDRYKLVNDSLGVAAGDNILIALTRRLRRLMKPQDTLARLAGDQFGLILVSEHDPAKVADFADAVSKAIMVPINFANREIILTASIGLASWVDRQESASGLLSDAELAMYRAKRAGGNRVEPFQPAFRDFGTDRLQLETDLRRAIERRELSMVYQPIARLEDVEVAGFEALMRWEHPKRGNIPPSEFIPLAEASDIIGALGMFALEQATNDLMSWQNQTGELPIFVSINLSSVQLLNNELYDDVRSVLAKTHCAPSRLKLELTESMVMENPEQARLVLQKLKEAGIGLALDDFGTGYSSLAYLTRFPFDTIKLDKALVRDSSDKKATVLRSVISMARELEMKVVAEGIESNEDAIELAKMGCSYGQSYLFGPPMPSESVLRLLRDRFPLTKRA, encoded by the coding sequence ATGACCAGAAACAGCATGCTGCCCAAGTCACCGTCCGGACGAGTGATCGCGGTGATCGCAGCCCTTTTCCTGGCGGTCTTCGCCCTTTCGGCGGGCGTTTCGCAGGCGGCCGAACCGGTGAAGATTTCCCGCGACGATACCGCGCTCGACCTGACGGCGACGACCGAGATCTACGCCAACCAGGGCGAGGCCTTCCAGGTGTCCACGGCCGCCGGCGCCGACGGCATCCGCCGGCGCATCGAGGTCCGGGCGAGTTCGGAGAACCATCAGGGCGACTGGGCGGTGTTTGCGCTCGCCAACGTCTCGGAGGAACAGCTGGAGCGCGTCATCGTCGCGCCGCATTTCCGTCTGGTCAATTCCAAGCTGTTCTGGCCGGATCTCGGTTCGCAGCGCATTATCGCCATTACCCCGAGCGAAGGTTTTGCGCTCGATCGCCAGCCCAGCGACGAGGCCGACGTCTTCCGGATCACGCTCAATCCGGGCGCCGTCATCACCTTCGTCGCCGAACTGTCGACGCCGCAACTGCCTCAGATCTATCTCTGGGAACCGAACGCCTACAAGGATACGATCAACGCCTTCACGCTCTATCGCGGCATCGTGCTCGGCATTGCCGGCCTGCTCGCCGTGTTCCTGACCATCCTCTTCGTCGTCAAGGGCACCTCGATGCTGCCGGCAACGGCGGCGCTCGCCTGGGCAGTGCTCGGCTATATCTGCGTCGACTTCGGTTTCCTCGGAAAGCTCATCAGCGTCGCCTCGGCCGACCAGCGAATATGGCGCGCTTGCGCCGAAGTGGCGCTCGCCTCGAGTTTCGTCATCTTCCTCTTCACCTATCTGAACCTCAATCGCTGGCACGCCCATCTCGGCTACGCCACGCTCGCCTGGGTGCTTGGCCTTGCCCTGCTGTTCGGCGTGGCGATCTACGATCCGTCGATCGCCGCCGGGATCGCCCGGCTGTCCTTTGCGCTGACGGCGGCGACCGGCCTGCTGCTCATCATCTATCTCGGCTTCAATCGCTATGATCGCGCCATTCTGCTGGTGCCGGCCTGGGCGCTGACGCTCGTCTGGCTGTTCGGGGCGTGGCTGACCGTGACCGGGCGGCTGGACAACGACATTATCCAGCCGGCGCTCGGCGGCGGCCTGGTGCTGATCGTGCTCCTGATCGGCTTCACCGTCATGCAGCACGCCTTTGCCGGCGGCGCCTTTCAGCAGGGACTGTTTTCCGATCTCGAGCGACAATCCCTGGCCTTGACCGGCTCCGGCGATATGGTGTGGGACTGGGATGTGGCGCGCGATCGCGTCGTCACCATTCCCGACGTCTCGGTCAAGCTTGGTCTCTCCCCCGGCACCATGCACGGGGCGGCGCGTAACTGGCTGCCGCGGCTGCATCCCGACGACCGCGACCGCTTCCGCGCCACGCTCGACGTGCTGCTCGAACACCGGCGCGGCCGGCTGAACCACGAATTCCGCATCCGCGCCGAGGACGGGCATTTCCATTGGCTCTTGATCCGCGCCCGGCCGGTGCTCGGCTCCAACGGCGAGATCATCCGCTGCGTCGGCACGATCGTCGACGTCACCGAGCAGAAGAATTCCGTCGAGCGGCTGCTGCATGATGCGCTGCACGACAATCTCACCGGCCTGCCGAACCGGCAGGTCTTCCTCGACCGGCTGCAGTCGGTGCTGGCGCTGGCGCCGGGCGGCGAGACGCTGCGCCCGACTGTGATGGTGATCGATATCGACCGCTACAAGCTGGTCAATGATTCCCTCGGGGTTGCCGCCGGCGACAACATCCTGATTGCGCTGACGCGGCGGCTGCGGCGTCTGATGAAGCCGCAGGACACGCTGGCGCGGCTTGCCGGAGACCAGTTCGGCCTCATCCTGGTCTCCGAGCACGATCCGGCCAAGGTCGCCGATTTCGCCGATGCTGTGAGCAAGGCGATCATGGTGCCGATCAATTTCGCCAATCGTGAGATCATCCTGACGGCCTCGATCGGGCTCGCCTCCTGGGTGGACCGGCAGGAGAGCGCCAGCGGCCTGCTCAGTGATGCGGAGCTTGCGATGTATCGGGCAAAACGGGCCGGCGGCAACCGCGTCGAGCCGTTCCAGCCGGCTTTCCGCGACTTCGGCACCGACCGGCTGCAGCTCGAAACCGATCTGCGCCGCGCCATCGAGCGCAGGGAATTGTCGATGGTCTACCAGCCGATCGCCCGGCTTGAAGATGTCGAGGTCGCCGGCTTCGAGGCGCTGATGCGTTGGGAGCATCCGAAACGCGGCAATATCCCGCCGTCGGAATTCATTCCGCTTGCCGAGGCGTCCGACATCATCGGTGCGCTCGGCATGTTCGCGCTCGAACAGGCGACCAATGACCTGATGAGCTGGCAGAACCAGACCGGCGAACTGCCGATCTTCGTGTCGATCAACCTGTCGAGCGTGCAGTTGCTCAACAACGAGCTTTACGACGACGTGCGCTCGGTTCTCGCCAAGACGCATTGCGCGCCCTCGCGGCTGAAGCTGGAACTGACGGAATCCATGGTGATGGAAAACCCGGAACAGGCCCGCCTGGTTCTGCAGAAGCTCAAAGAGGCCGGCATCGGGCTGGCGCTCGACGATTTCGGCACCGGTTATTCCTCGCTTGCCTATCTCACCCGCTTCCCCTTCGACACGATCAAGCTCGACAAGGCGCTGGTGCGTGACAGCAGCGACAAGAAGGCGACCGTGCTGCGGTCGGTGATATCGATGGCGCGCGAGCTCGAGATGAAGGTGGTGGCCGAGGGGATCGAATCCAACGAGGACGCGATCGAGCTTGCCAAAATGGGCTGCAGCTACGGACAGAGCTATCTGTTCGGCCCGCCGATGCCGTCGGAATCGGTGCTGCGGCTGCTTCGCGACCGGTTTCCCCTGACGAAACGGGCGTGA
- a CDS encoding metalloregulator ArsR/SmtB family transcription factor — MKEGPDIAHIGALIGDPARANMLAALTGGRALTATELAGVGGITVQTASTHLAKLEAGGLIAQRKQGRHRYFTLADEAVARLIESMMGFAAGRGHLRHRPGPKEPALRKARICYDHLAGDYGVRMLDSLIASGAIEAVGEGLALTDKGESDLARIGIDVGNLRYSRRPLCRSCLDWSERRAHLAGSLGKALLSSFLDRGWARRTTESRSILFTPEGDRQFLLLFPAG, encoded by the coding sequence ATGAAGGAAGGACCAGACATTGCCCACATCGGCGCGCTCATCGGTGATCCCGCTCGCGCCAACATGCTTGCGGCGCTGACCGGCGGGCGGGCGCTGACGGCGACCGAGCTTGCCGGCGTCGGCGGCATCACCGTGCAGACGGCAAGCACCCATCTCGCCAAGCTCGAAGCCGGCGGCCTGATCGCCCAGCGCAAGCAGGGGCGCCACCGCTATTTCACGCTGGCCGACGAGGCTGTCGCCCGGCTGATCGAAAGCATGATGGGCTTTGCCGCCGGCCGCGGGCATCTGCGCCACCGGCCCGGTCCGAAGGAGCCGGCGCTGCGCAAGGCGCGCATCTGCTACGATCATCTCGCCGGCGATTACGGCGTGCGCATGCTCGACAGCCTGATTGCCTCAGGCGCGATCGAGGCGGTCGGAGAGGGTCTTGCGCTGACAGATAAGGGCGAGAGCGATCTCGCCCGCATCGGCATCGACGTCGGCAATCTCAGATACTCGCGCCGGCCGCTCTGCCGTTCCTGCCTCGACTGGAGCGAAAGGCGCGCCCATCTGGCCGGCAGCCTTGGCAAGGCGCTGCTTTCAAGTTTCCTCGACAGGGGCTGGGCGCGGCGAACGACGGAAAGCCGCTCGATCCTCTTTACCCCGGAAGGCGACCGGCAATTTCTATTGCTTTTTCCGGCTGGATAG
- a CDS encoding MFS transporter — protein MSLTCTPPISQDGLASPRRYLAVALLLLAIVLVVLDGAIANVALPSIALSLHAQADSTVWVVSAYQLAVLVAILPCGALGEIYGARRVFLIGVALFTAASAACALAGDLPVLILARFAQGLGAGAIMALAMMNLRQALPQHMLGPIIGVNAMIIAISSAAGPGLAGAILSVTSWPWLFAVNIPLGMIVLFGGGLLGQVEGAKRKLNAKVLLANTAMFILFFSGADRIATAPVSGAALIVASLACLFSLLRLERNSDVPLIPTDLLAAPAFRVSVIASIFCFCGQMLGTIALPFYLQHRLHMTPVLAGLYMMAWPAATAIIAPVSGRLANRVKTAWLCAIGGALLALGLLVAGLTPPDPRGIAFVVGTVVAGLGFGLFQTPNNRILLLSAPKARSGAAGAMQGTARLLGQTLGGISMSILFATLPLSTALDFAVVISGGCAAAASLVSLSRARHEVAGQPGAS, from the coding sequence ATGTCCCTCACCTGCACCCCCCCGATCTCTCAAGATGGCCTGGCGTCACCCCGACGGTACCTGGCTGTCGCCCTCCTGCTTCTGGCAATTGTTCTCGTCGTTCTGGATGGGGCGATTGCCAATGTCGCCTTGCCTTCGATCGCGCTTTCGCTGCACGCGCAAGCGGATAGCACCGTATGGGTCGTCTCCGCCTATCAGCTGGCCGTGCTCGTCGCCATTCTTCCCTGCGGGGCGCTCGGCGAGATCTACGGCGCGCGCAGGGTCTTCCTGATCGGCGTCGCGCTGTTTACCGCGGCGTCCGCAGCCTGCGCCTTGGCGGGCGATCTGCCCGTGCTGATCCTTGCTCGTTTCGCGCAGGGCCTTGGCGCGGGCGCGATCATGGCCCTCGCGATGATGAACCTGCGCCAGGCCCTGCCGCAGCACATGCTGGGTCCGATCATCGGCGTCAATGCCATGATCATCGCCATTTCCTCGGCGGCGGGCCCGGGCCTTGCCGGCGCCATCCTTTCCGTTACGAGCTGGCCCTGGCTGTTTGCGGTCAACATACCGCTAGGCATGATCGTTCTCTTCGGCGGCGGCCTGCTGGGGCAGGTCGAAGGCGCGAAGCGGAAGCTGAATGCGAAGGTGTTGCTGGCCAATACAGCGATGTTCATCCTGTTCTTTTCAGGCGCCGACCGGATTGCGACCGCCCCAGTCAGCGGTGCCGCCCTCATCGTGGCGTCGCTCGCCTGCCTGTTCAGCCTGCTGCGCCTCGAACGGAACAGTGACGTCCCGCTCATTCCGACCGATCTCCTGGCCGCACCGGCATTCCGCGTATCGGTCATCGCCTCGATCTTCTGCTTCTGCGGTCAGATGCTGGGCACCATCGCGCTCCCCTTCTACCTGCAGCACAGGCTGCACATGACGCCGGTTCTGGCCGGTCTCTACATGATGGCCTGGCCGGCCGCGACTGCGATCATTGCGCCCGTCTCGGGACGCCTGGCAAACCGCGTCAAGACGGCATGGCTTTGCGCCATCGGCGGGGCGCTGTTGGCGCTTGGTCTGCTGGTGGCGGGCCTGACGCCGCCCGATCCGCGCGGCATCGCCTTTGTCGTCGGCACCGTGGTCGCCGGCCTCGGTTTCGGACTGTTCCAGACGCCGAACAACCGCATTCTCCTTCTTTCGGCACCGAAAGCCAGAAGCGGTGCGGCCGGCGCCATGCAGGGCACCGCGCGGCTTCTCGGCCAAACCCTGGGCGGGATCTCCATGTCAATCCTATTTGCAACATTGCCGTTGTCGACGGCACTCGACTTTGCGGTGGTCATATCAGGCGGCTGCGCTGCCGCAGCCAGTTTGGTCAGCCTGAGCCGGGCGCGCCACGAAGTGGCGGGACAGCCCGGAGCGTCCTGA